One Pleurocapsa sp. PCC 7327 DNA segment encodes these proteins:
- a CDS encoding acyl-CoA dehydrogenase, translating into MHELKQYWVAQTLEKDLGDPLAPDSIMSFRRVIEIDESEEFPHQEIDWLYKWKLQHYYVPANCSGKFTSFEEFVAFVRVLSRRDQTIGIAFTTLFWSFLTWMAGSEEQKQKLARYIMDECGAMCLGYSEREHGSDLVGGELTATKVPGGYLLNGEKWPINRATISGIAYILAKTEPAGGPKCLTLFMVDKRELDPSQYYNLPKILTHGIRASDMSGIGFKDCFVPDSMRLKEEGDGLELALKGFQITRMLCAAFSHGAADTALRTTLNFATNRVLYGKKAIDLPQPRKTLVDAFLDILICECETIGAARGFHIIPEQFSVWASVVKYFVTVRLETMVNSVYVVLGSRFYFREEHDYGIFQKVLRDNSIISMFDGSTIVNLHALILQLRQLSKYRARRKPQTMAEIRSRLETIFSLNKPVPTFEPQKLELFGRGMDDPLQGLEIALQQLEGLKEDTDLDPAVLAKLLDLGNLVLEELNAHDEQIANSKFEFGHEQSPELFEIAKKYCTLHAAAACLHMWLYNRKNLGDFFAKGEWLVLSLHRLLRSLRPLPYFICEPYVENVAQELLKLYREDKLFSIVPFQLARSQSKTQEDKTHATSELQLQA; encoded by the coding sequence ATGCACGAACTCAAGCAATACTGGGTTGCCCAAACGCTCGAAAAAGATTTAGGCGATCCTCTCGCCCCAGACAGCATTATGTCTTTTAGGCGGGTCATAGAAATCGATGAAAGCGAGGAATTCCCGCACCAAGAAATCGATTGGCTATACAAATGGAAATTACAACATTACTACGTCCCTGCCAATTGTAGCGGAAAATTTACCTCTTTTGAGGAATTTGTCGCCTTTGTCAGAGTTCTGTCGCGTCGAGATCAGACCATCGGCATTGCCTTTACTACCCTCTTCTGGTCGTTTCTGACTTGGATGGCAGGAAGCGAGGAACAGAAACAAAAACTTGCTCGCTACATCATGGACGAATGTGGAGCAATGTGTCTCGGCTATTCCGAGAGAGAACACGGCAGCGATTTAGTAGGCGGCGAACTGACGGCGACGAAAGTTCCCGGCGGCTATCTTCTCAACGGAGAAAAATGGCCCATCAACCGCGCTACTATTTCTGGCATTGCTTATATTTTGGCGAAAACAGAACCCGCAGGCGGTCCGAAATGCCTCACCCTTTTTATGGTGGACAAGCGCGAACTCGACCCCTCGCAGTACTACAACCTACCCAAAATCCTTACCCACGGCATTCGCGCTTCTGATATGAGCGGGATTGGGTTTAAAGATTGCTTCGTTCCCGACTCGATGCGCCTCAAGGAAGAGGGAGACGGATTGGAATTGGCGCTCAAAGGCTTCCAAATTACGCGGATGTTGTGCGCTGCTTTCTCCCACGGAGCTGCCGATACTGCTCTTAGGACAACCCTGAACTTTGCCACTAATCGAGTTCTCTACGGCAAGAAAGCGATCGATCTCCCCCAGCCTCGTAAAACCCTCGTCGATGCCTTCCTCGACATTTTAATTTGCGAGTGCGAAACTATAGGCGCAGCTAGAGGATTTCACATTATCCCGGAACAGTTTAGCGTCTGGGCATCAGTGGTGAAATACTTTGTCACTGTGCGGTTAGAGACGATGGTGAATAGCGTCTATGTCGTTCTAGGTTCTCGTTTCTACTTTCGGGAAGAACATGACTATGGCATTTTCCAAAAGGTGCTGCGGGATAACTCTATTATCAGCATGTTTGATGGTAGCACGATCGTTAACTTGCACGCGCTAATTCTTCAGTTGCGTCAGTTGAGCAAGTACCGCGCTAGAAGAAAGCCGCAAACGATGGCAGAGATTCGGTCTCGTCTGGAAACCATCTTTTCTTTGAACAAACCCGTGCCGACCTTTGAACCCCAAAAATTAGAACTGTTCGGTCGCGGTATGGACGACCCATTACAGGGACTAGAAATTGCTCTGCAACAACTGGAGGGATTGAAAGAAGATACCGATCTCGATCCAGCAGTGTTGGCTAAGCTGCTCGATCTGGGAAATCTAGTATTAGAGGAATTAAATGCCCATGACGAACAGATAGCGAACTCAAAATTTGAATTCGGTCACGAGCAATCGCCCGAATTGTTTGAAATCGCCAAGAAGTACTGCACGTTGCACGCAGCAGCAGCTTGCTTGCATATGTGGCTGTATAATCGGAAAAATTTGGGCGATTTCTTTGCTAAGGGAGAATGGCTGGTACTGAGTCTGCACAGACTTTTGCGTAGCTTGCGACCCCTGCCGTACTTTATCTGTGAACCTTATGTAGAAAACGTCGCTCAAGAACTGCTTAAGCTTTATAGAGAAGATAAACTGTTCTCAATCGTTCCTTTCCAACTCGCGCGATCGCAATCAAAAACACAAGAGGATAAAACCCATGCAACTTCAGAACTCCAGCTTCAAGCTTGA
- a CDS encoding acyl carrier protein — protein MTPVEAVQNWLVKQLSEQLSLDPKTINVTEPLTRYGLDSIDAVTMVGDLEDWLDLELPSTLFWDHPTIEKSAQYLCENFDLSSALGDVKTAQAEASGQETAQPASSGKKGWGGLWGRK, from the coding sequence ATGACTCCTGTCGAAGCCGTCCAAAATTGGCTGGTCAAGCAGTTGTCCGAGCAACTATCTCTCGATCCCAAAACGATAAACGTTACCGAACCGTTGACCCGCTACGGACTCGATTCTATCGATGCCGTGACGATGGTGGGCGACTTGGAAGATTGGCTCGATCTAGAGCTTCCTTCTACGCTGTTCTGGGATCATCCGACCATTGAGAAGTCAGCTCAATATTTATGCGAGAACTTTGATTTGTCGAGTGCGTTAGGCGACGTTAAAACAGCCCAAGCAGAAGCTTCTGGTCAGGAAACAGCACAGCCAGCTTCTAGCGGAAAAAAGGGTTGGGGGGGTCTTTGGGGGCGTAAGTAA